The Nitrospirota bacterium genome contains the following window.
ACCTGTGGAATCGTTTGAACCAGTCAGATCAGGAGGCGATAATCGAAGATGTCGGACTGTTGTCCCCTGTAAGGCCTGATGTCTCAAAAGACGATTCGCTTGTTATCCAGCTTGATACAAAACCCTTGTCAGGTGTCCGCACTGAAATAGCTGTGCTGCCTGCCCTCGTTGCACAGGCTATTGAGCAGGCTGCAAAGATGCTGGAGCCTAAAGTCCGCACCATTGCTATTGAAAAAACAACACTTCTTTCTGAGGACGATGTCAACGCATGGGTCGAGCGACAGAGGGCTGCGTTGATCGAAGCCGTTAAAAAAGGCCCGGTTCTTATAAAATAAGGAGGTAACTTATGCCATTCCTATCATCGTTACGCTTAGATGGATTTCTTTCATTTGCCCCAGGGTCCGAGGCGATCCCTCTGACCCCGCTTAATGTTTTAATTGGTCCTAATGGGTCAGGAAAATCCAATCTTATAGAAGCTATTGAATTGCTGCATGCCACACCTGCTGCATTTGCAAATGCCATTCGCGACGGTGGCGGGCCACAGGAATGGCTCTGGAAAGGCAAAGGAAATAGCCCCGGTGCGACAATCGAGGCATTGCTCCATCCGAGTGGGAAAATTCCTGGTCTTCGCTACCGCCTCAGCTTCACAGCATCTGCTCAACGAACGGAAGTTACGGACGAGGTTCTCGAAAACATCAAAAAGACCCAGTCAACGGCAAAGGATGTCGTCTTCTATTATCGCTATCAAGGTGGTCGGCCAGTCATCAATGTGAAGGAATCAGCTAAAAAACGTGCAGAACGTCATATAGAGCGCCAAAGCCTTATACCTGATGAATCGGTATTATCCCAGCGCAAAGACCCGGACCTCTACCCTGAACTGACATGGGTCGGCCGGCAGTTCGGTCGCATTCAGACATTTCGGGAGTGGAGTTTTGGTCGTTATGCAGGACTCCGCCAACCCCAACCCGCTGATTTATCAGTGGATAATCTTTTGCCGGATTCACGTAATCTTGGGCTAATCCTCAATCAGCTTGATCTCACAGATAAGGGTACAGAGTTCAATCGCCTGCTCAACCGTTTCCTTCCACGTTACCAGCGCCTCAGTACCTCTGTTCAGGGAGGAACCGTGCAGTTTTACCTTCACGAACAGGGATTCAAATCACCAGTTCCTGCAACGCGTTTATCGGACGGAACTATTCGTTTTCTGGCAATGCTTGCGCTGTTACTTTTCCCTGACCCACCGCCACTCATCTGCATTGAAGAACCCGAACTAGGGCTGCATCCTGATGCATTGTCGCTTCTTGCAGATCTGATGGTTGACGCCAGCACTCGTACACAGCTCATTGTAACTACTCATTCAGATGCCCTTGTTTCGGCATTAACCGAAGAGGCGGATTCGGTATTGATCTGCGAACATACAGGCGGTACGGTTTTGCGAAGAGTTGAATCTGATAAGCTTCGTCACTGGCTCGACAAGTATAGTCTTGGCGAGGTCTGGCGTATCGGGGAGTTAGGAGGCAATCCATGAGCGGTATTGCCATTTATGTAGAAGGTGGAGGCGACTACACTCACCAGAAGGCAGAGCTGCGTAAAGGGCTTGATGTATTGCTAAAAGCTCAGAAAGATGCGGCCAGGTTACGAAAGATAGGATGGAAGCTGGTACCCTGCGGGGGACGTAATTCTGCTTACGGTGCCTTTATCAGTTCATTGCGTACTGATGCCGAGGCAATCAATGTGCTGCTTGTAGATTCAGAAGCAGGACTTACTAATGAAACAACTGACACGGAACGCAATGCACGTGAGCGCATTGCTCATTTGACCCAGCGTGACGGATGGGACCTTACAACATCAGAACCGGATAGGGTTCATCTCATGGTTCAGTGCATGGAGGCATGGATCGTTGCAGATCCCGATGCGCTGTCTCAGTTTTACGGACCGCGGTTCGCCCGCAATGTCTTGCCTACCCGCCGGAATCTTGAGGATGAGCCAAAACCGGACATCTATGAGAAACTCGCAAGGGCAACCAGAAATACTCAGAAAGGTGAGTACAAAAAGATCAAACATGCAAGCAAGCTGCTTGAACGTATTGATTCGTCAAAAGTAGTTCAACGCTGCCCTCACTTCTCAACCTTTACACAATGGCTTGATCAGGCAATTGGAGGCGCATAGTTTGAACACACTATCAAAAGGGCTTCGCAGGACCCTCGAAAACACGGTCAAAGAGGCACGGAGTGTTGCAGAGGAGGGTGCGAGAAAGGCTATTGAAAGCCTTGCGGTACACCATCACGAGCCGTGGACAGGGCTTACGCTGGAGCAGCGCACACTCCGCAACAGGCTCCGTGCTCATGGCCGCCAGGTCGGCGACAAACGCGATGAACGCCGTGGCACACAGGCGATTGATCGCCTTGTGAGTGAGTGTGCTTATGAGCACTGGCACCGCATGCTCTTTGCCCGTTTCCTTGCCGAAAACAACCTTCTGATCGAACCCTCAACAGGTGTTGCCATTACGCTGCAGGAATGTCAGGAGCTGGCCCGTGAGCGGAGTGAAGACTGGCTGGAGCTGGCCAGCAGTTTTGCAGAGGGTATGCTGCCCCAAATATTCAGGCAGGACGATCCGGTACTTGATGTCACATTGCCGCAAGAGACGCGATCAAAACTTGAGAGTATGCTCGAGGCCCTTCCCTCAGCTGTCTTCCTTGCAGACGACAGCCTCGGATGGGTCTACCAGTTCTGGCAGGCTGAAAAGAAGGACGCGGTCAACCGCTCTGAGAAGAAGATCGGAGCTGATGAGCTGCCGGCGGTAACACAGCTTTTTACGGAAGACTATATGGTTTTATTTCTTCTTCACAATACGCTCGGCGCGTGGTGGGCCGGAAAGGTGCTTGCAGCAAAGCCGGAAATGGCTCTCTCGGCAAAGAGTGAGGATGAACTACGCGCTGCCTGTGCAGTAGGCGATATAAAGTGGGAATATTTACGTTTCATAAAATCCCCTCTCCCTCAGGGAGAGGGTCAGGGTGAGGGTGGGGTTGAATTGTGGCGGCCCGCAGCCGGCACTTTTAACGGATGGCCCAAAGCAGCAAAGGACATTACCATGCTCGACCCCTGCATGGGCAGCGGCCACTTCCTCGTCTTTGCCTTACCGATACTCGTTGCCTTTAGAATGGCTGAGGAAGGACTTTCAGAGGCTGCTGCAATTGATGCGGTTCTCCGCGACAATCTTTTTGGTCTTGAGATTGATGCCCGTTGCACCCAGATAGCGGCCTTCAACCTTGCACTGGCATCTTGGCGTCGGGTTGGCTACCGCCAGCTCCCGAGACTAAACCTTGCCTGCTCTGGGTTGTCTATAGGTGTTAGCAAGACAGAATGGGAAAGACTCGCTGAACGTGCTGCGGCGGCTTCACCTGTACCGCCTGAACAGAATCTTTTTGAAACCAAAGACAATCTTTTTTCCGCGCGTATAAGAGAAGGCTTGTTACGACTTTATGACCTGTTTGCTCAGGCGCCAACTCTCGGGAGTCTCATTAACCCACGGAGTTTAGGGGGGACACTGTTCGCCGCTGATTTCGCCCAGCTTGAACCGGTCTTCAGTGACATTCTTCGTGCAACGCATACTGACGAGTTGGCTGAAATGGCAGTCGCTGCGCAGGGGATGGCAAAAGCGGCAGAGATCCTATCTGGCCAGTTCACATTGGTGGCTACAAATGTTCCTTATCTTGGGCGCGGGAAACAAGACGAAATGCTTAAGGAATATTGTGAGAGAGTTCATCCGTACGCGAAAGCTGATATTGCCACATGTTTTGTCGAACGGTGTCATAAATTTTGCACAGCTGGTGGTAGTGCTTCTCTGGTTACACCTCAGAACTGGTTATTTCTTGGCAGTTACAGAAAACTGCGAGAAGCACTACTCAAGACTTCATATCTTAAAGCACTTGGGATACTAGGCCCAAGAAGTTTCGAGACTATCAGTGGCGAGGTTGTAAATGTTGTATTAATTACATTCATAAACAAACTGCCTAATCTCAATGACGTTTTTATTGGATTGAACGCCAACGATGCCATCAATCCGGCTGCGAAAGCAGAAGTACTTATTAGTGGTTCAATGACTATTCTTACTCAAACTGATCAGCTTAGAAATCCTGATTTCAGAATAACCACATCGCCCCCTGCAATTATGCCGTCATTATCAAATTATGCTAATGTATTCGTTGGTTTTCAAAATGGCGACTCACCCCACTGGATTCGTGGTTTCTGGGA
Protein-coding sequences here:
- a CDS encoding DUF4276 family protein encodes the protein MSGIAIYVEGGGDYTHQKAELRKGLDVLLKAQKDAARLRKIGWKLVPCGGRNSAYGAFISSLRTDAEAINVLLVDSEAGLTNETTDTERNARERIAHLTQRDGWDLTTSEPDRVHLMVQCMEAWIVADPDALSQFYGPRFARNVLPTRRNLEDEPKPDIYEKLARATRNTQKGEYKKIKHASKLLERIDSSKVVQRCPHFSTFTQWLDQAIGGA
- a CDS encoding N-6 DNA methylase codes for the protein MNTLSKGLRRTLENTVKEARSVAEEGARKAIESLAVHHHEPWTGLTLEQRTLRNRLRAHGRQVGDKRDERRGTQAIDRLVSECAYEHWHRMLFARFLAENNLLIEPSTGVAITLQECQELARERSEDWLELASSFAEGMLPQIFRQDDPVLDVTLPQETRSKLESMLEALPSAVFLADDSLGWVYQFWQAEKKDAVNRSEKKIGADELPAVTQLFTEDYMVLFLLHNTLGAWWAGKVLAAKPEMALSAKSEDELRAACAVGDIKWEYLRFIKSPLPQGEGQGEGGVELWRPAAGTFNGWPKAAKDITMLDPCMGSGHFLVFALPILVAFRMAEEGLSEAAAIDAVLRDNLFGLEIDARCTQIAAFNLALASWRRVGYRQLPRLNLACSGLSIGVSKTEWERLAERAAAASPVPPEQNLFETKDNLFSARIREGLLRLYDLFAQAPTLGSLINPRSLGGTLFAADFAQLEPVFSDILRATHTDELAEMAVAAQGMAKAAEILSGQFTLVATNVPYLGRGKQDEMLKEYCERVHPYAKADIATCFVERCHKFCTAGGSASLVTPQNWLFLGSYRKLREALLKTSYLKALGILGPRSFETISGEVVNVVLITFINKLPNLNDVFIGLNANDAINPAAKAEVLISGSMTILTQTDQLRNPDFRITTSPPAIMPSLSNYANVFVGFQNGDSPHWIRGFWEQAIFDTGWDLFHATPEQAGYFEGLDSAIKWDFGSGELASSEQVFVKGREAWGRRGVLCRQTQPWPTSLYIGSLYDQSSSVIVPIEDKLLLPIYCFVSSGDFRISMLSIANAMKFTNSTFVKVPFDLAHWQKVAAEKYPDGLPKPSSDDPTQWIFDGHSKGSLHPLQVAVARLIGYQWPRQTGSSFMDCPALGPDGLEKHADTDGIVCLTPLRGEAPADQRLIALLADAFGAEWSAGKLASLLAEVGFEGKTLDDWLRDDFFEQHCTLFHQRPFIWHIWDGRRDGFHALFNYHKLSSPNREGKRTLETLIYTYLGDWIDRQKADQKVGVEGADGRVAAAMLLKDELENILTGEPPYDIFVRWKPLHKQAIGWEPDINDGVRLNIRPFMTAKPLGARAKGACILRTTPKIKWEKDRGKEPHRSKDDFPWFWSWDGQAQDFTGGRDFDGNRWNDLHYSVAFKQAARARKK
- a CDS encoding AAA family ATPase, with the protein product MPFLSSLRLDGFLSFAPGSEAIPLTPLNVLIGPNGSGKSNLIEAIELLHATPAAFANAIRDGGGPQEWLWKGKGNSPGATIEALLHPSGKIPGLRYRLSFTASAQRTEVTDEVLENIKKTQSTAKDVVFYYRYQGGRPVINVKESAKKRAERHIERQSLIPDESVLSQRKDPDLYPELTWVGRQFGRIQTFREWSFGRYAGLRQPQPADLSVDNLLPDSRNLGLILNQLDLTDKGTEFNRLLNRFLPRYQRLSTSVQGGTVQFYLHEQGFKSPVPATRLSDGTIRFLAMLALLLFPDPPPLICIEEPELGLHPDALSLLADLMVDASTRTQLIVTTHSDALVSALTEEADSVLICEHTGGTVLRRVESDKLRHWLDKYSLGEVWRIGELGGNP